One stretch of Malus domestica chromosome 14, GDT2T_hap1 DNA includes these proteins:
- the LOC103424774 gene encoding T-complex protein 1 subunit delta yields MASPAVISQPRSSKTESYVDNKRKEDIRQANITAARAVADAVRTSLGPKGMDKMISTANGEVIITNDGATILNKMEVLQPAAKMLVELSKSQDAAAGDGTTTVVVIAGALLKQCQVLLSHGIHPTVISDSLHKASTKAVDILTAMAVPVELTDRDSLVKSASTSLNSKVVSQYSTLLAPMAVDAVLSVVDPAKPEIVDLRDIRIVKKLGGTVDDTEMVKGLVFDKKASHAAGGPTRMENAKIAVIQFQISPPKTDIEQSIVISDYTQMDRILKEERNYILGMIKKIKATGCNVLLIQKSILRDAVTDLSLHYLAKAKILVIKDVERDEIEFITKTLNCLPIANIEHFRAEKLGYADMVEEVSLGDGKIVKITGIQNMGRTTTVLVRGSNQLVLDEAERSLHDALCVVRCLVSKRFLIAGGGAPEIELSRQLGAWAKVLQGMEGYCVKSFAEALEVVPYTLAENAGLNPISIVTELRNRHAQGEINTGINVRKGQITNILEENVVQPLLVSTSAITLATECVRMILKIDDIVTVR; encoded by the coding sequence ATGGCTTCACCGGCAGTGATCTCCCAACCGCGCTCCTCCAAGACCGAGTCCTATGTCGACAACAAGCGCAAGGAGGACATCCGCCAGGCCAACATCACCGCCGCTCGAGCCGTTGCCGATGCCGTTCGAACCAGCCTGGGACCCAAGGGTATGGACAAGATGATCTCCACCGCTAACGGCGAGGTTATCATCACCAACGACGGCGCCACGATTCTTAACAAGATGGAGGTCCTCCAACCCGCCGCCAAAATGCTCGTCGAGCTTTCTAAGTCACAGGATGCTGCCGCCGGAGATGGAACCACCACCGTCGTCGTCATTGCCGGCGCTCTCCTGAAACAGTGCCAGGTCCTTCTGTCACACGGCATCCACCCGACTGTGATCTCTGACTCTCTCCACAAGGCGTCCACCAAAGCGGTAGACATCTTGACCGCCATGGCCGTCCCCGTTGAGCTCACAGACCGTGATTCGCTGGTAAAGTCTGCAAGCACATCGCTCAACAGCAAGGTGGTGAGCCAGTACTCGACTCTGCTCGCACCGATGGCCGTGGACGCCGTGCTCTCCGTGGTGGACCCGGCGAAGCCGGAGATAGTGGACCTTAGGGATATCAGGATCGTGAAGAAGCTCGGAGGAACTGTCGACGATACTGAGATGGTGAAGGGACTTGTTTTCGATAAGAAGGCGAGTCACGCCGCCGGTGGGCCGACGAGGATGGAGAATGCCAAGATTGCTGTGATTCAGTTCCAGATTTCGCCTCCGAAAACCGATATTGAGCAGAGCATTGTCATCTCGGATTATACTCAGATGGATAGGATTCTGAAGGAAGAGAGGAATTACATTCTGGGTATGATCAAGAAGATCAAGGCTACTGGATGCAACGTTTTGCTGATTCAGAAGAGTATTCTGAGAGATGCAGTTACTGATTTGTCCTTGCATTACTTGGCGAAAGCGAAGATCTTGGTGATCAAGGATGTGGAGAGAGATGAGATTGAGTTCATCACCAAGACTCTGAATTGCTTACCCATTGCGAATATCGAGCATTTCCGGGCCGAGAAACTGGGGTATGCTGATATGGTTGAGGAGGTTTCGCTTGGTGATGGGAAGATTGTGAAGATCACAGGGATTCAGAACATGGGTCGGACCACCACCGTACTGGTTCGCGGCTCGAATCAGCTGGTGCTAGATGAGGCGGAGCGGAGCCTGCACGATGCTCTTTGTGTGGTGAGGTGTTTGGTGAGCAAGAGGTTTTTGATTGCAGGTGGCGGTGCACCAGAGATTGAGCTGTCGAGGCAGTTGGGGGCGTGGGCTAAGGTGCTGCAGGGGATGGAGGGTTATTGTGTGAAGTCGTTTGCTGAGGCGCTCGAGGTTGTTCCCTATACACTGGCAGAGAATGCCGGGTTGAACCCAATTTCGATTGTGACTGAGCTGAGGAATCGCCACGCGCAGGGAGAGATCAACACCGGGATTAATGTGAGGAAGGGGCAGATTACCAACATCTTGGAGGAGAATGTGGTGCAGCCATTGCTCGTCAGCACAAGTGCCATCACTCTGGCCACCGAGTGCGTGCGAATGATTTTGAAGATTGATGACATTGTCACTGTAAGATAG